GGCCATTCCGGTATTCCTGTGGATGCAGCCACACTGGAAGGATCTGGTTACGCTGGAAAAGACTGCCGGCAAGCTCGCCGGCGGCGATTTTTCCGCCCGGGTACACCTGCCCAGCCGCTCCGGGGTACGCCAGGTAGCCGCTGCCTTCAATCACATGGCCGACAGCATTGCCGCCCTGCTGGCCAGCAAGAAGGCCCTGACCAATGCCGTGGCCCACGAACTGCGCACACCTCTGGCGCGACTGCGCTACCGGCTAGCCTTGCTGGAGGGTGAGGAGGACTCGCCAGCCAAGAAAGCTATCGAGAAAGATCTGGCTGCCATCGATTCGCTGGTGGAAGAACTGCTGTTCCATGCCAAGCTGGACCGGCCAGAAGCGCCACTCCAACTGACCCAGTTTGAAGCGGTGGCATGGGCGCGCGAACGCATTCACGAACAGGCGACACTCGCACCGGACATGCACTGGATAGAGCCTGCGGGAGACGAGCTGGTTTTTCTTGCCGACCAGTATCTGGTCACGCGGGCGCTGGACAATTTCCTGTCCAATGCCCGCCGCTACGCCACCAGCACCATCCAGACCACGCTCAGCGTAGAAAACCGCAACTGCACCATCATGGTGGACGACGATGGCCCCGGCATTCCCGAAGCCGACCGTGCCAGGGTATTCGACCCCTTCATCAGGCTGGATGAAAGTCGCGGGCGCAAGACCGGTGGCCACGGTCTGGGCCTGGCCATCGTCGCGGGCATTGCTCGTCTGCACCAT
The sequence above is drawn from the Aquitalea denitrificans genome and encodes:
- the rstB gene encoding two-component system sensor histidine kinase RstB, which gives rise to MRRLFIQFYLLLVTCFMVAVVMVGAVYKQAVDDVGERYLSDLLRTTLSLIEADLHGVPEDRWTETLQSSNHDFTFKVTVEKQSNYLLDEESEDALNRGEIVMLEDKYLFLQKIEDSNYLLVAGPLRYLFFLHQLKSVDYALLALLGLSLAIPVFLWMQPHWKDLVTLEKTAGKLAGGDFSARVHLPSRSGVRQVAAAFNHMADSIAALLASKKALTNAVAHELRTPLARLRYRLALLEGEEDSPAKKAIEKDLAAIDSLVEELLFHAKLDRPEAPLQLTQFEAVAWARERIHEQATLAPDMHWIEPAGDELVFLADQYLVTRALDNFLSNARRYATSTIQTTLSVENRNCTIMVDDDGPGIPEADRARVFDPFIRLDESRGRKTGGHGLGLAIVAGIARLHHGEVRVEASPLGGARFIIRWPT